AACAGTTTCGGGGGATAGAGATTCGCGGAAGTTGTACAGGATACGGGTAAGAGCAGTGATAGACGCAGATACCATGTGAGGTGTGCTACCAGCGAGACCGGCACTGACCATGGTAAAGTATTCTTCGAGGGTTGCGGTTACAGCTGGTGCATCGTCAGGCATGTGAGATACCTTGCTGTTGTCGATAATGGCGCCAGAAGATGAAGCAATCTTCTCTCCCATTAAGATGAGGAGATCGAAAGCTGTAGTTCGAGCACGCTCGTTTGTTTCCTTACACGAGATGACGACCTCAGATAGAATGGCTGGGATGAAGTGAAGGGAGTCGGCTGGGAGGAAAGGAATAAGAACGGAGATAGCAGCAAGACGATCACGCTTTGCTGGTGTGGATACCTTTTCAGAACTGTTCAAAAGGAGTTCCTGAAGATCAGTGCTACGTTCTTGCAACGCCGCCTTGCCAGTTTCCGACTCAGCAAGTCGAGGAATAAGTTTGTAAGCCTTCTTTTGAAGTTGAGGGTCATCATCTTTGACAATGATAAGAGCTGCCATATTGAAAAGAGTGCTGAAACTGTCTCTTGGTAAGTAGATGGAAATTGTAATAACCAAATCCATAAGACTGTGACTCGTAGGTGGCATCTTGTTAGCCGCATTTTGTTGCCTTTGTTTTTGCTTCTCTGCTTGAGTTTGAGCACCAGCTTCGGCGAGCGATGTTCCTAATGCTTGACTAACTCGTTCGAATGTCTCCATGAGTTCTTGAGCAGGGGTGATGCTCAGGAATGCGTTGATACATTGCAAGATGAAACCTCTGTACTGTGGTAATGTTTCGTTGTAGACATTGAACAAAACAGAAAGCATATTGCTAGCGAACGTAGCTAAGTGCTCAATGTTCTTTTGTGCAGCAGCTTTTGAAACACGACTTTGGAGGAGTAagtcttcctctccttcaatGGCGATAATTGCTTGGTTAGACTCTATCAAAGTTTGTAAAGCTCTGCAAATGTCTGAACGTAGATCAACTTGTCCATATAAAATGTTGACAAGTATTTCCGcgaatttgatatcaaaagcttcagTGAGATCCAATGGCAGATCGCAATAACCAGGAAGAATAGCCCAGATCTGTTTAACAATAGTTTCGAAAATCTTGATATCCATTGTCTTTTCAGCAGCTCCGTGATCGCCTACTCTCTGTAGCATTGCTTGACTCAATGGCTCGAGTTCAGTTCGGAAATGTTGGAGATTTGTGTTACTGACATAGTCTCTTAGAATAGGTAACATCCAGGCGCGTCCAGGTTGTCCAGCTTTTTGTTTGATGAGGTTGAGAGGTAAGATGCTAAGAACTCTCTCTGGCCCCATAGCTCTAATGGCTTttccaagaatttcatcCGCTTCCTTCTTACCAGCAAAAGACTCGCTACCTCTGAGCTCGCCGATTGCGCGAACAACTTCAGATAAAATTGGGTCTGCTCTCCATCTCAAAGCATCAAACATGGAACCCATGACATTGAAAGTTTCCATCCAAGCAGCTTGATACTTGACACTCAAGAGATCGATTGCACACTTTGCCAACTTCTCGAGGACTTTCTCATCAAAAATCGAAGGCTCTGCAATAACTGAATCTGGGACACAATTTGCCATCAATGAAATTAAACATTCCGATGCAGATACTCGAATGCTgtgtgatgaagatgacatGAATCCAGAGATCATTGTGAAAAGCTCAGGCAACTTTGCGAAAGTCTCCTCTGGCTCCAATTGAGCAGAAACATCGTAACCCCGCGACAATACAGCAATCCAAGGAGGTAAGAGTTGAGAATCGTTTTGAGAAGGTCTCAATTCAGAGATCACTTCTAAAAGTCGAGGTAACTTCGATGTGGCGGTTTCGTTTGCCATGCCCTCAAATATCATCTCGAATACTTCGAACGAAGTCATAGCTAAATATTCGTTGCtcgatttcgaaatattcaACAACACCTCGCACAATGCCTCAATCTTCTTACTTGGCCATCCTCCAGATGCGCCTGCAACAGTCTTAACTAATTGTAATGCGTGAATCAAAGCTGGTTCATGTTCCGCAGTTGCGCTGGTCTTTCTCTGTTTCCTAGCTTGATGCGATTGGGCCGCCAAATCACTCAAACTTCTCAAAGCAGTTTCCGCACACATGTCCGCCGCAGGATGATCGAGGGAAGGACTTGGTGGAGGGTTCTTCAGAATATTTGCCAGTGCTTCTTGCGCGCGCTTTCGAATCTTAGGTCTGTGATCCACAGCGAAATTTAATAATCCAGCAATTGCCCTTCTGGGCCCAATTGCCATGACTTCCAATTCCCATGCCGTAGAATCCTGTGCGAGTAATAACGATTCGAGACATCCTATCGAAGGTCTGAGGAGAGGAGCATCTGCTTCTGGTAATATAAGGGCGGGACCGAGATTTGTGAGAATCTGAGTAAATTTTGATCGGAGAAGTGGTTGCGGGGCAAAAGGTGTAATGATATCGAGTAAATAAACGACAGACGTGGTTAAATCTTTATTGACCTCTCCATCTTGAGGGCACGCTTGTCTTAAGAGTGCCAACAATGCGGCAAAATACCCAGTTGGCGTGGCTTCTGTTTTCTGATCTTTAAGTGTATCCTCAACCGCAGACAATACAATTGCAGTCTAGACGTCGATACCAGTCAGTAGAGTTCACAAGATCACCATAGACATTTCCAGAATTGCAGTTCTCTGGACATAcctgtttttgattttgaagcttcGGCGAGCGTATCTTGTCGAGCTTTTCCTGTAAAGACATTGTGAGAGACCTTTCTTAATTGCTCTTTGCGCCTTCACTGCCgcaataaaaaatcaaaaaatgcttctgataaaaaaaaagtttctGATAATCGATAGCGATCAGACCAAAAGTGTAAGGCTTGCCGTAGCTAGCGAATAGcgatagagagagagatgacaTCCACTTTCAGGAGCACTAATACCGAAAGAGACTAGTGGTCAGCGAAGTAAGCAAAGCTGGGGTCATTGGAACTGTTGATTGGCCCATCCCCCTTCCTCCCCCCCCCTCGAAATATTGCTGTGGAGTTTCTTTGGAGCGAAAGGGTACTTCCAGGTATTTCGAGGGTATccattaatattgatattcccATTTAAAAACCATCTGGCCTCATCATCACTTATTAAGCTGGAGGGCTTCATGATAAACGATATACAAAATCTTTTGTGTTCATTTATAATCTTCCCCAATTCACCATTTCATATCGTTGTAGATATCTCgtctctcctttcctccaaCTCAATCTTTGATTTGATCAGCCCATTCGCGAAAAACTGTTATCGCGGCGCATTCAATTAGCTATTGCCAATCAGCGCAGATCCACAGCCTAATCGCAGAAAGCTTCCTAATCAGAAACCTGCTTATATAGTCTCTCGACCCCCCTCAATTCTAACATCTTCAAcccctcatcatccattccacAACAAACCGCCAAAATGCGCATTCCTACCGTTTCCATCCTTGCCCTCCCTCTCCTGGTCGCAGCTCAAGAATCTCCTCTCGACCAAGCcaaagctcaagctcaataCTGGCTCGGAAAACTTCAATCTTATATCCCCTCTCCAGCCTCCGAATCTCCCCTGGAAGCCGCAACTGCAAAAGTCGGCGAAGCAAAAATCCACCACCTCACCCTCGATACCTGGCAAGAAACCATTCGCGGAAGCGTCACTCCCGAGTCCTCGCTCCCTCAAGAATGGTGGGTTCTAGCTACCGGCGGAAACAAAACCTGTTTTGGTCTCTGCGGCAAAATCGAAAAGGGCTTCAATGAATCCGCTGCCCTTTTCGCTGTCGACCCCACAGCTCCACACATGGCAGTTTTGAATTGCGACGAGCAACCCGTTCTTTGCAATTCGTGGGGCGCAGGACCACCACATTTGTGGACTATGGAAGTTGGGGCTCCAGGATCTCCAGTTCCTATTATCACGGTTCCATTGAACACTACTTCTACAACCGTCACTACATTCACCGATTTGCACACAACCAAATCGTACAAGAAAAAGGCACCTTATGAGGGTTGGTTCCATCCTTTCGATGGTGAACTTGCGCAATATGGTGCCGCAGTTCCAGTTGGATATGTACTTTGGTTCTTTGCAGTTGTTCCCAGCTGGATGTTCATGATTGGTGTTTCTTTCTTGAGCAGAACCATCATGTAGGTTTCCCctcatttttgaattctaagCATCCCACTAATAGCCATTCTAGGAGCAAGCGAACTCTCGGTCCACAAGGACCTGCAGCTGCTGGAGCTCGTCCACGCGCTGCCCCAGCTGGAGATGGAGTTACCTATTAAGAATTTTTTGTCACGAATATAAATTTGGGGAAGACTGCGGTGGAGGATCTAATTCTCATATACCATGCATGTTTTCAAAGCGACGGGTGGCTGGAATGCGATTTACGTAGCTTATCTAAACAAATTTTAATGAATGGAGAAATGGGTATCATAATTATCAAACCTTACGCCTTGCTAATTCCTTGACATCTGGTTCCGTGCCATGTGCACTGCGTCTGcaaatgacgctccgctggccctctAGGAGCCACcgccgtggaggcagactttatggaaagggaaatatACCAAAACCTCCAAATTGTGTCCACTCGTATGTCTTCACCCTTGGTAGTGATGCATCACCGCGACGTTTGCGCCTGTGTGAACGCACTTAGCTGCTTGATCGCGaatcctcaatcctcaatgCGCAATGCGCCCGTCTTTTCCCTCGTCGCTGATCATGTTCTAAAACGAAGCGATTCCTCATTACCTTCATTGGCCAAAACCATCTTTCCTATCTCCTTCAGAGCTGTCCAATTGTAATATCTATCCATGTCCCGCTCATGGCGATCACTTTTCGCCCGCCATCGCAGCAGCCCCCTCGACTCTCTCCAACCCTTCCAAAACCTGTTCCCTTATCCCCGGATTCGCAAGCCGTCCATACCTAAGATCACTCAACCCCCCGACTgtattcttcatttcttttaataattcttcgCTTTCGGCATCTAGTCGCGCAATTTCGTCTTCGAGGTCTTCGATCGCTGTTTCGAGGCGaggaagaatggaatggagggagtgtggatgggatgatgggaGGTTGGATATCTGAGCTGTGCTAGAAAGCTGGAATTTGTTAGATGCTGTTGAGTTGtgtttggagatgaagggaAGACAATTGttaaggaagaaagaaaaagcaaaaggaaaGCAAAAGACTCACGGCTCGTTCGATCCCCACCTCGTCATCCTCCACCACTCTCTCATCTGCTCTCCTACTTCTCACAATAGCTCTCTCCATTGCCTTTCCCCTTCGCACTTCTTGCTCGATTTCTGCCGAAACATTGTCGATTGTTTGTGCGCGTTGATGCTGAAGGTCCCGATAGAGCGTTCGGATAGCAGGGGACGATTGAACAGAGCGCGGGAAAAGGAGAGTGAAGGAGGCGAGGGAGATAAtttgggggagggaggacggagggaggaggaaggtGGTGAGAATTTTTTGTTCGGTGGGTGGCATTGCGGTGCGGTGAGTGGGAGGCTGAAGAGGGTTTGAAGAGTTTTGTTTCTAGCGGCAGATTGTAGAAACTTGATCCGAAGTTTATCGGAGTTCAATTGAGGCTTGTCAAGACGGGGGCTTTGGGTCGAGGGGGAAGAAGCATTGATGTGTTGTTGGAGTGAAAATGGCCAGCAAGCTCgggattgagaaagaaagggaaacCGACGAAAATGAGATTATACTCCAAGACTCAAATATACTCTCAAAATGAAACTCTTCTGGAAGATGTCACTCGAAAACATGGATGAATTATTGAACCCTAACACATCCATAAACCTAAACCTGGGGTACATAAATTAAACACACGCGTGACACGTACTTTTTTGACAAAGACGCGCTTGCTTGCTACTTCTCGGCTGTCTTaagatagatggatgcagacagaaatggaaatggattttcTAATCTTATCCAACTCCCTTTCtgcaacaacatcatcatcacttgcACACGACAAATCTTCCAATTCTCCAATAACTTCGCTTCCGGACTTTGGTAGTATTTAGATATTGCTTTGCTATCAGATTTTATACCTCATTAGCATCACAACCCAGATACTTATCTGATACGTTtgacatccatccatccaaatcccTGATTAGATCGGACCGGAAATCATGGCACCATCAAAATCTGGACCACCCGTCGCCCCCTATGCGAAAGATGAAAAAGTTCTTTGCTTTCACCATGATTTGCTGTATGAGGCCAAGGTTTTAGACACAAGACCGACGGAAGATGGTTCTAGCTGGCAATGCAAGATTCATTATAAGGGGTAAGAAATTCTCTCTAGACTCTCTCTAAATTCGATGTATACTCAGCTGGAGATGTGTAAACCATCAGCTTTTTGTAAGGAGAAAACGTGTTAacataatttttttttctcgaaTAGATGGAAAGCAACGTAAGTTCAATTTAATTCTGAATTCATTAGAATCTTTCGAATCTCCTGGGTGATCTGTTTCATTATCTTGATGAAAAAAGACGAttcgagagaagaaagagaaggaacgCACTTCTACTCGTCTTTGAGCTACTTTCCAAAGCTGGATGATATGTAGCGAGATAATCGAACAGTTGAGTATAGCTCCTCGTCCTCCTCGTCCTCCTcgtcctcctcctcctcctacCTTCCTCGTAATCCTTGTGAAGAAGTCTTGGAACTTGGAACATATTCCACCTCCAAAACTTTCATTGCCGATGCTGATAACGATATACTTTGCTGAGTTCCATggcatgatatgatatggtatggtaATTTATCGTATCGTGTCGTATCGTATTCCATCGCATGGTATCGTaacatatcacatcatattgTACAGTTCAAACAACTAAAgtcattttcaaattcctcctctcccccctttccccaattttcatcatctccatcatcatgtCCAGACGCTCCCCTCCAGAGCCATCACGATCCCTTCGGCCGCGTATTCGTACTTTGACAGAATCGGATGGCAATTCGCCCAAACCGGGAAAGCAAGCAGAATCTAACCATGATAACCAAAATAGCTGGGACGACTGGGTCCCTCAAGATCGAGTAATGAAGTTTAATGACGATAATAAAGAACTTGCCGCTCAGCTTCAtcaagagatgaagaagatgagccAGAAGCCAAAGTCCGCAACTTCAGCCGGTGGTAAGAAGATTGGTGGACGAACAAATGGATCTGATTTTGGTTCAGGTCGTGGCAGCGAAGAAAGACATGCGAGTGTAGCAGCTCAAGGAGGGGGAAGAGGTGGTCCAAGGAGAAATCGTGATTATGATTTGGAACAAGTAAGTCTCTTTTGATTCCTGTCGACTCCTCTCATTGTTGATACTCTGATCCTTTTGACATTATGAATCTGAAAACCCTCGAACTTTCTGCCATGTCGTTTTACCCATTTGCACATTTTCCTTATTTTCACGGTGGTTTTTACGGGTTCAGTAATTGTCTCGATCTACCACAAGAGGGGGTAGCGGTATAAGAGAGAGATACAAAAAGTGTTTCCATAATGGCTAGTTTGACCTTCTCTCAAATTTTGGGTTCTCGCTTGCCCattttggaaaaatcgaacatcctctcttcttcttattgTTAAAGTTGTCGCCAAACAACAATACAAATTGATTCCCCATCAAGACAATCTTTTCAGGAACTCAATACAGCGCAACAAGAAAAACTTCACATTGCTGGGCATTcaaagcttttcttttgctttcgATCGCTGCCATCATTTAACAACATTCTGTTACTGCGCCTTCTTGAATCACACTTCCAAGGAAATTCAATCTCTCACAcacttcaatcaatcacgacaacaaaatcatcaagaccattcttcaaatatcacTCCAAACCTTCTCTTGAGAACTCTTTAAAGATGGGTCCTCCTATTGTCCCAGCTGTTAAAGCTGGTGCGAAGCGGTTTGCAAAGAAAATCGGCATTTCAGCTTCTCAAAATAAAATCCAGAAACCTCAAGTTACCAATGTAAGCCCTCCCCCACTCCTTCAACAATTCAATCACTCATAATTGTTTAGGCAAAAGAGAAGACCAAAGCAAAGACCAAGGTCAAGGCGGTCGCAAAGGCAGTCGTAAAGGCAGTCAATAATTTGGCTGTACCATCAGTCAATGTACGAAGAAGTGCGAGAGAAAAGCGTCCAGAGAAGCCATATGATCGCTCAATCATTGATTCTGGCAACTTAATGGTTACCAAACCAAAGccaatgatgaatggaaaggACCCAGATTGGGCCAATCCTAAGAGCGAGCATTGGAATGTCGATAAATTTCTCAAGAGCGACTCCATGGtcccaaaaacaaatctGGATGCAAGACCACCCAAAGATTTTCAGTTCATCTCCAATAACTCGATTCGAAATCCTGAAACATATCGACCAGATAAATCTAACTACTTCTACAAACCAAAAGAGAAGGCGGCTCCAGTTCATCCTAAACTTCAAGCTCACATCAAAAAGGGCACCGATACCAAACCTTTGCGCCAGTGGTATGCAGATTACGAGCCTGGACAAATCAATCCTATCGCTGGTCGATTATTTGATGACAATCAATTACCTCCCCCCCAACTAAAGCGAAAGAGACTTTTCCCTCTATCATACAGTGAAGAGCGTATAGAAGAGATCATGAAGCCTCCTCCAAAGAAGCCCAGGCTCATTCTTAAAAATGGGTTGAATAAGTCTGCCCCGGAGAAGACCGCTGGAAAGGCCGTCTCAAAGACTTCTCAAAAAGCTTCCCTCAAAAACAATGGCACAGCTGCTAGCACAGGGGCTGAAAAGAGAGTGCAATTCGAAAAGGAAATGATGGGTTCCTCTGAAGTCAGAGGAGAACGTCTTATCAAAACCACCAAGAAGATGTTACCACgcattttgaattcaaacaTTGTCATGGAAAGACGTGATTTTAACTATTTACAGGAAGAAAACTTTCATAATCGACCATCCATTAACCTTGTCATCCCCGATCATATCAAAGCAATTCTTGTTGATGACTGGGAGAATGTCACTAAGAATCAACAACTTGTACCATTACCCCATAAGAAATCTGTCGATCAAATCTTGAATGATTggcttgaatttgaaaaaccAAAGAGACCTGTTGGAAGTGCCCAGGCAGATATATTGGAAGAGATTGTCGCTGGCTTGAAGGAGTATTTCGAGAGATGCCTTCCTCGCATTCTTCTGTACAGGTGTGTTCATTCCGAGGATACCTTCAATTGTCTCTAACCGATTGCCTTAGATTTGAACGCCAACAGCATATGGATTTTCGTGAATTGTGGGACGATGATTCATATCAACAAAGCTCTGCATGTGATACCTATGGTGCTGAGCACTTATGCCGTCTTTTGGGTAAGACTGTCATTTCATTCCTTGGAAACACATCACTGATAGTATATAGTCACTCTCCCTGAACTCATTGCTCAAACCAATATGGATTTACAATCTGTTAATCGTCTCCGAGAAGAACTTAGCAAGTTGACCAACTGGATCGGCAAGAATGCTAAAGATTACTTTGTCAATGAATACGAGACACCTGGCGCAGAATATGTTGACAAGGCTCGCAACCCTAATTAGAGAGTTGTGTCTTGCATTGGAGGTTGAAAGATGCAAACATGCAAAattgaatggatagatgaacGGGGAGATGTATAATAGCatggaatggagaatggcGCATGCTTTCTTTCTAGCTTTTGTTTTTAGGGGAAGAAATGAATCTTGTATTACAGTGGGTGAAAACGAAGGTTCAAtcgaaaattgaatttggggaaggaaaggaaaattgTTTGGCAGGTTTCTGCTACCACTGCTGTTTGTTTCTGCGATGGCGATAGGAAGGGAAGATTTTTACGAACCAGCATATGGCATGGCAGGACACTTAGACAGATTGAGAGAGCATACATGTGAAAGAATCTGatttgaatggattgatggatggaccATAGTAGATTCTAATGGATGGTATTATTGGCATGGCAGATATTCAGCTAGTTGTATTTGGTCCAAGAGCCCTTGAGTTTGGTCTTGAGCTGGTAGCTTAGAATCATGGTTACAGATTACATGACTTCTGAGCCTGATTTTGTTGAGTTGGTTGCGTTTGAACTTGGGATTTACATGTAAGGACATCAATCGGTTCATGTGGATTTTCTCAGTGATATGCATATCAGTTCTGCCTATGATGAGAACGAAGCAGTCCACAATTTCACGGTACATATGAGAATTTCAGCTGCAATTTGTAAGGTATTGATCCTGGGATTAGAGTCGTATATTGTGAGTAAGATTTCATGTCCTCGCAACCCTTATGCGCTTTTTGTTTGGCAAATAGCTAGCTATGCTTTATGTATGTGTACATTGTTTATAGAAAGACCCAGAGCTCCAATAATGTGAGGGTGGCTTGAGCGAAGCATGTAAGGGTAATGCTGGACAGGTATTGTGAGGTGAATTGAAGGGAGGGAGACGGTGGGGGGAGAAGGGCGATTGATATGGCTGTCTATCGTGGCAGGAAGAGAGTGTATGAAGCTGAGTTTGACTTATTGCCATTGCGAGTGATGCGTAACTATTTGTATTGAGAGTCCCTCTGATTCTTCCTGTGCATTGAAGAGTATGCCAATCTCAATCGCGAATATAAAACAGGCCGTCTACgtcccatctccaaatcgcATGTACACATTTATATATGGTATCGCGCTCTCAATTCCCAGTGTGTTTAATCCAGCCCTCCATTCCAATCTTCCTTTATATGTTTACAATACTATCTCTACTCCTATTCACATTCACTCcgctcttctcttccccaacCTCTCAAACCACACTCGTTTCCAACTCCttctcaacaacaaaaccaCTCTCCGGCCTCCTGCTCTCCCTCTCTTGCCTCTTACTCCTCCTTTCCTTCGTCTCCTCTACCTCAACTAACTCCTTAACCTTCATAATCTGTCCCGCAATATCGGAGCAGACAGGATGATACACACTACTCGTTCTTTTATGCAATCCCAAGAACTTCAACACACGGGAGGATTTCTTTGGGAGTCCAATAGCGGATCGGGTGAGGGTGATGCGGAAATAGGAAGTTGGTGTAGGAGGGGGAGATTTCTGCCAGGGCTTTTGGTGGAAGACTTTGGTTGTGGATGAAGAGGGAGTGGTGGATGGAGAGGTTTGGGAGATGGCTTTGGGTGCATTTTTGCTGATTTGGTTGAGggtggaggggaggggtttGGATGAACGGATGGCGCGGGCGAGAGGGGCCGCGGTAGTGGTGGACATTGTGGGTGGTGGATGTGAGGTGGTTGTGGTTTTGGGTGTCTGTGAGAGAGGTTAGAGGGGTTGTtctgagatgagagagaggaagaattggATGAGAGGAGTGAACACTGGAAATCGCAGCGCGcataattaaaaaaggaagtaaac
The nucleotide sequence above comes from Botrytis cinerea B05.10 chromosome 14, complete sequence. Encoded proteins:
- the Bcmrpl33 gene encoding Bcmrpl33 produces the protein MSTTTAAPLARAIRSSKPLPSTLNQISKNAPKAISQTSPSTTPSSSTTKVFHQKPWQKSPPPTPTSYFRITLTRSAIGLPKKSSRVLKFLGLHKRTSSVYHPVCSDIAGQIMKVKELVEVEETKERRSKRQERESRRPESGFVVEKELETSVV
- the Bcrrp12 gene encoding Bcrrp12 — encoded protein: MSLQEKLDKIRSPKLQNQKQTAIVLSAVEDTLKDQKTEATPTGYFAALLALLRQACPQDGEVNKDLTTSVVYLLDIITPFAPQPLLRSKFTQILTNLGPALILPEADAPLLRPSIGCLESLLLAQDSTAWELEVMAIGPRRAIAGLLNFAVDHRPKIRKRAQEALANILKNPPPSPSLDHPAADMCAETALRSLSDLAAQSHQARKQRKTSATAEHEPALIHALQLVKTVAGASGGWPSKKIEALCEVLLNISKSSNEYLAMTSFEVFEMIFEGMANETATSKLPRLLEVISELRPSQNDSQLLPPWIAVLSRGYDVSAQLEPEETFAKLPELFTMISGFMSSSSHSIRVSASECLISLMANCVPDSVIAEPSIFDEKVLEKLAKCAIDLLSVKYQAAWMETFNVMGSMFDALRWRADPILSEVVRAIGELRGSESFAGKKEADEILGKAIRAMGPERVLSILPLNLIKQKAGQPGRAWMLPILRDYVSNTNLQHFRTELEPLSQAMLQRVGDHGAAEKTMDIKIFETIVKQIWAILPGYCDLPLDLTEAFDIKFAEILVNILYGQVDLRSDICRALQTLIESNQAIIAIEGEEDLLLQSRVSKAAAQKNIEHLATFASNMLSVLFNVYNETLPQYRGFILQCINAFLSITPAQELMETFERVSQALGTSLAEAGAQTQAEKQKQRQQNAANKMPPTSHSLMDLVITISIYLPRDSFSTLFNMAALIIVKDDDPQLQKKAYKLIPRLAESETGKAALQERSTDLQELLLNSSEKVSTPAKRDRLAAISVLIPFLPADSLHFIPAILSEVVISCKETNERARTTAFDLLILMGEKIASSSGAIIDNSKVSHMPDDAPAVTATLEEYFTMVSAGLAGSTPHMVSASITALTRILYNFRESLSPETVSDLVQTMDLFLTSNNREIVRSVLGFVKVCVISLPSSLVLPRLESLIPNLMVWSHEHKAHFKAKVKHILERMIRRFGVEIVNKHCPEEDKKLITNIRKTRERRKRNKDAAKEAGEDSDEEETGGKRRNRFENEYDEALHGSDSESSGSDVSDDEVLGKSRKKGGKKATGGNQYIVEDDDEPLDLLDRKALGSISTTKPIKARTITRTKAKVDLDGKLLLGGNDSDDDDQMVIDTPAEEDGGVGAYVHALKGRDAPKKGRGGRLKFSNRKGQDEDDEMDVDEDEVKAVKKSIGGDRERGRGGRGGDRGRGGRGGGRGGFNAGRRGLGEEKRSGGGGGDRSGRVMKSPRGRGRGNGHPRR
- the Bceaf3 gene encoding Bceaf3; amino-acid sequence: MAPSKSGPPVAPYAKDEKVLCFHHDLLYEAKVLDTRPTEDGSSWQCKIHYKGWDDWVPQDRVMKFNDDNKELAAQLHQEMKKMSQKPKSATSAGGKKIGGRTNGSDFGSGRGSEERHASVAAQGGGRGGPRRNRDYDLEQEENFHNRPSINLVIPDHIKAILVDDWENVTKNQQLVPLPHKKSVDQILNDWLEFEKPKRPVGSAQADILEEIVAGLKEYFERCLPRILLYRFERQQHMDFRELWDDDSYQQSSACDTYGAEHLCRLLVTLPELIAQTNMDLQSVNRLREELSKLTNWIGKNAKDYFVNEYETPGAEYVDKARNPN
- the Bceaf3 gene encoding Bceaf3 yields the protein MAPSKSGPPVAPYAKDEKVLCFHHDLLYEAKVLDTRPTEDGSSWQCKIHYKGWKATWDDWVPQDRVMKFNDDNKELAAQLHQEMKKMSQKPKSATSAGGKKIGGRTNGSDFGSGRGSEERHASVAAQGGGRGGPRRNRDYDLEQEENFHNRPSINLVIPDHIKAILVDDWENVTKNQQLVPLPHKKSVDQILNDWLEFEKPKRPVGSAQADILEEIVAGLKEYFERCLPRILLYRFERQQHMDFRELWDDDSYQQSSACDTYGAEHLCRLLVTLPELIAQTNMDLQSVNRLREELSKLTNWIGKNAKDYFVNEYETPGAEYVDKARNPN